A part of Drosophila ananassae strain 14024-0371.13 chromosome 2R, ASM1763931v2, whole genome shotgun sequence genomic DNA contains:
- the LOC6507880 gene encoding protein scylla, translated as MDVMPAPFYITSIKNNDWKGKLLPVSIEVIDDIVPTVMSKKAKTAAAISGRSTTTTTTTTTTNNTATLGHSSIKHKQPANSTSGGQSKKTKPSNSYYTKDELDEMEEMMASYDTDDRYMKAVKDLSIRMLDELRAAKSRHLTCTEVSLPCDLTPNVARDIVRVSEKEPCGIRGCTIYIEFEDEPQNSRRIATIKVDPDTVSTFEVYLTLRQDHRGWTSLLPQFMKSLARTITISPEYTITKNKLYSADGLGARRSYSFGSHTHSPSAAIATPTN; from the exons ATGGATGTTATGCCAGCTCCATTCTACATTACTTCAATCAAAAATAACG atTGGAAAGGCAAACTGTTACCGGTGTCTATCGAAGTAATCGACGACATTGTGCCCACTGTGATGTCCAAGAAGGCCAAGACCGCTGCCGCTATAAGCGGTAggtccaccaccaccaccaccaccaccacaaccaccaacaacacagcCACTTTGGGCCATAGCAGTATTAAGCACAAACAGCCGGCCAATAGCACCAGCGGTGGCCAAAGCAAGAAGACCAAGCCCAGCAACAGCTACTACACCAAGGACGAGCTGGATGAGATGGAGGAAATGATGGCCAGCTACGATACCGATGATCGTTACATGAAGGCCGTCAAGGATCTGTCCATACGCATGCTCGACGAACTGAGGGCGGCCAAGTCCAGGCATCTGACCTGCACCGAAGTCTCCCTACCCTGTGATCTCACCCCGAACGTGGCAAGGGACATTGTCCGTGTATCGGAGAAGGAGCCCTGCGGCATTCGCGGCTGCACCATCTACATTGAGTTCGAGGACGAGCCACAGAACTCTAGGCGCATCGCTACCATCAAAGTGGATCCCGATACGGTGTCCACATTTGAGGTATATCTAACCCTGCGACAGGATCATCGCGGCTGGACGTCCCTGCTGCCCCAGTTCATGAAGAGTCTGGCCCGCACGATCACCATCAGTCCGGAGTATACGATTACCAAGAATAAGCTATACTCCGCTGATGGTCTGGGTGCTCGTCGTAGCTATAGCTTCGGCAGTCATACCCATAGTCCAAGTGCGGCCATTGCCACGCCCACAAACTAA